Genomic segment of Rhodococcus rhodochrous:
CCGGTGTCGAGCCGGACCACGAGTGCCGATACCTCGCTCCGGTCCAGCCGCGCCAGGAAATCGGCGATCGGCACGGCGAGTCGCGCGAGCACGGTGGTGGAGGTGACGAGCAGCAGTCCCGAACGCAGCCAGGGACCGATCTCCGGGAGCATCATCACCGCGACCGCGGTGACGGGCCGCGCCGTGGAGACGTCGCCGGCGAGCACCGTCGGCGTGACGAGGAGACCCGAGGAGACGACGTCTGCGAGCGGGCAGGGTTCGAACACGACCGCTGCGCTGTCCTCCGGTTCGGCTGCGCTGCGTCCCGGTTCGGCTGCGCTGGGCCCCGGATTCTCAGCCTTGCGCACCGTCACAGCAATACCCGTCCACCTGCCAGTCGTTCACCCCCGCATGGGAGACACGTGACATTAGAGGGCTGCGGCAACACCGTCAATCGCAGGCGGACAATCCGCAGGTCGGGCAGCACGTCCCGCCGGGACCCGGTGGATGGGTCCGCGCAGTGTCGCGAGACTGCGCCCGGTGGCGCCGCGCGTGCTCACGAGGATCTCGGCGAGGATCGACACGGCCGTCTCCTCCGGGGTCCGCGCACCGAGGTCGAGTCCGATCGGCGAGTGCAGGCGTCCCAGTTCGTCGGCCGACAGCCCGGCCTCGCGCAACAGGGCGACCCGGCGCTCGTGCGTGGAGCGGCTGCCCATCGCCCCGATGTATCCGGCCTCGCAGCGGAGAGCACGTTCGAGCAACGGGATGTCGAACTTCTCGTCGTGGGTGAGGACCGCGACGACGGTGGTGGGGTCGATCGGCGCCGACTCGAGGAAGACGTGCGGCCACGCCACCACGATCTCGTCGGCGTCGGGGAACCGGGCGGGCGTGGCGAAGACGGGCCGGGCGTCGATCACCGTCACGCGATAACCGGCGAACTTCCCCAGCGTGCAGAGAGCGGACGCGAAGTCGATGGCGCCGAAGACGTACATCCGCGGTCGCGGCGCGAAGATCTCCACGATCTGCGAACGCTCCTCGTCGACGTAGACCTCCGAATCCCCGTAGGACAGGCGCAGGCGCACCTCGTCCCCGACATCGGTTCCGTCGTCCCCGTCGAGGGTGACGACACGATGGCCGGCGGACCCACGGTCGGTGACGACAGCGACCGGCTCTCCTGCCCCGATCCGCCGTGCCACCTCGGTGAACTCGGGGTAGGTGGCGGCATCGACCCGCTGCACGAAGACCTCGATGGTGCCGCCGCAGGTCAGGCCCACGCCGAAGGCGTCGTCGTCGGTGACACGGAAGACCTCGGTGCGGGCGTTTCCGTCGGCGAGCACGTCACCCGCGATGTCGTACAGGGCGCCTTCCATGCACCCTCCCGACACGCTGCCCACCACTTCACCCGACTGCGAGACGGCCATCGCGGCACCGGGTTCGCGCGGCGACGACTTCCAGGTGCGCACGACGGTCGCCAGCGCGAACGTCTCACCGTCGTCGAACCATCGCGACAGCTCGTCGAGAATGTCCCGCACGGCGACCTCCTTGCAGTCGTGTCACAGACGCGCGGCGACGGCCAGCGCGACGTGGTCGTGGAAGGGGCGCGCGACGATCTGCACGCCGATGGGCATGCCGTCGCTCGTCCGCCCGACGGGGACGACGACGGACGGGAAGCCGGTGACACTGATCGTGCGGCAGCTCGCCAGCGCCTCCTGCCAGGTGAGCAGCCGGTCGCCGACACCGAAACGGTCGAGCCCGAGCGGAGGCGCACCGATGGACGCGACCGGCAGCACCAGCACGTCGCCCATCTCGTCGAGCAGCCGATGGACCAGCGCGGTGCGCCACGCCCAGAGGCGCTCCACCTCACGATGCTCGGAGCGACCGGCCGTGGCCAGCAGGTCGCGGATGACAGCACCGAACCGGTCGGGGCTCGCCAGCGCATCGATGTCGGCGTGGGTCTGGGTGGCCCGCAATCGCCCGAACAACTCGTTCCCCTCGACCAGAGCCGACCCGCGGTATTCACGGGCACCGAGGCGCCGCGCGCTCTCCCGGACGACGTCCACGATCTCGTCGTCGACAGGCACGGTGCCCTCTCCGGGCGCCCAGGTGATCGTCAGCGCGTCGACGTCGACGGTCGCCGGGTCGGTCCACGCGACGTGCGGTTCGGAGATAACGCGCAGGGCGAGGACGAGGTCGTCGAGGTTCCGTGTCATGGGCCCGACGGTCTGCAGCGCGCCGTGCACCGTCGTCGGGTCGGCCCGTACGTGGCCGCCGACGAGCACCCCGGGGTACTGGCCGTCCGCGGACACCCGGCCGACGGTGGGGCGGATGGAGCACAGCCCGGTGCAGTGCGCGGGCCAGCGCACCGAGCCGCCGAAGTCGGTGCCGAGCCCGAGGACGCTCATGCCCGACGCGATGGACGCGGCTTCGCCGCCGCTGGAGCCCCCGGGTGAACGCGGCGACTCGGGGCTGCCGAGCGGGTTCACGGCCGGTCCGAACATCTCGTTGTCGGTGAGCCCGGACGTCCCGAGTTCGGGCGTGTTGGTCTTGCCGACGAGGATCGCACCGGCCGCCTTCATCGCGGCGACGGCCGGCGCGTCGACGACGGGGACGTTGTCGGCCAGTGCGCGTGAAGCTGCGGTCGTGCGCACGCCTGCGGTGGCGATGAGGTCCTTGACGGTGAACGGCACCCCGGCGAGCGGACCGGCCGCCTCGCCCCGGTCGAGGCGGTGGTCGAGGGCGTCGGCCTCGGCGAGGGCGCTGTCCGCCGCGACGGTGACGATCGCGTTGAGGCACGGGTTCTGCTCGGCGATCAGGGCGAGGTGGTCCTCGACGACCCGACGGGCGGTGACCTCGCGGTTGCGGACCACGGCGGCGATCGACCGCGCGTCGGCGCCGGTCCACGTGCCGGTGCGCTCGGTGTCGAGCGTCGGGGATCGACCGTCTACCGCCACTGGCCCTCCTTGGTCTGCGTTCGACGAGAACGCTATGGCCGGCTCCGGGCCCCTCCTACGTCCACACTCCACAGGAAGCCGGTCGCCGCGGTGTGAAGAGTTGATACTTTCCCGCCGGAACGGGCCTGAGAGGATCGGGAAATGATTCCGTCCTGGGCTCGTCTCGCGTTCGCCGTGTTCGCGGTGAGCTGGGGCGCCAATCAGTTCGCTCCGATGCAGCTCGTCTACCGCGACCACCTGGGACTCGGCAGCGACTCGTTCACCGCCATGCTCGGCTCCTACATCGTCGGGTTGATCCCCGCGCTGCTCTACTTCGGGCGCGTGGCCGATCGGATCGGCCGTCGTCCGGTGATCCGGGCGATGATCCCGGTGAGCATCGTGTCGTCGATCGTCCTGTTGCTGGGCGCCGACGTCCCCGCGCTGCTGTATCTCGGCCGGGTGCTCGCCGGATTGGCGTCCGGCATGGCGTTCGGAGCCGGCACCGCCTGGATGAAGGAGCTGAGCGAAGGTCCGGGTGTGGGAGCGCGCCGGGCCGCCGTCTCGTTGTCTGCGGGATTCGGCAGCGGTGCCCTGTTCGCCGGTCTCATCGCGCAGTGGCTGCCCGCCCCCGACCGTCTGCCCTATCTCGTGCACATCGCTCTGATGGTGGTCGCGGTGGTGCTGGTGTGGGCCGTCCCCGACGCGCACCGGCCCCGCACCGTGCAGGGCTCGTGGCGCCTGTCCACCCTGTCGTCCCCGCGTTTCCGGTGGGGTGTCGTGCCGTGGGCCCCGTGGGTCTTCGGATGCGCGACCGTCTCGTTCGCCACGATGCCACCCATCGTGTCGGATCGCGTGGACAGCGTGGCCGTCGCGTTCACCGGCGTGGTCGCCGCCCTGACCCTGCTCACCGGTGCACTGATCCAGCCCGTGGCCCGGCGCATCACCCGGCACGGCGAGGACCGCGGCGTGTGGACCGGCGTGGGCCTCGGTGTGCTGGGCTTCGTGACCGCCGGCGTCGCGGTGCTCGTGGACGGCCCGGTATCGGTGCTCGCCGTCCTCGTCACCGCCGTCTTCCTGGGTGGCGGCTACGGCATGCTGCTCGTCTCCGGCCTCGTCACCGTCGAGCACATCGCTCCACCGGAGGAGCTGGCACAGACCGTCGCCGTCTTCTACTGCCTCATCTATCTGGGCTTCGCGGTGCCGTTCGTCATCTCGCTCGCCGCGCCGCACGTCGGGTTCGTCGCATGCTTCGCGGTCGCCGTGGCCCTGCTCGTGCTCGCGCTCGTCCCCCGGAAGCTGCTCGCCGATCAGGAAGCAACGCTCGTCGGTACGCGCTGAGCGGGACCCTGGGAACGGACCTGCCCGAGCAGATCCGACAACGCGCGGGCGACCTCCTCGGGACGGTCGGCGAGCACGCGGTGACCGGCGCCGACGAACCGCACGAGGTTCGCGTGCGGCAGTCGCGCCGCCATCGCCTCCGACAACGACAAGGGCACGAAGACGTCCTCCGTGCCCGCCGCGACGACCACCGGCACTCTCGCGAGCACGTCGAGGGCGGCGGACTCGTCGAGGACCGCGAAGTCGGCCAGCAGCCGCGACCAGGTGACGACGGAGGTCTCGTTCGACAGCGCCGATCCGACCACCCGCAGCCACGATTCCTCCGTGCGTCTGCGGGCGGCGACGATGCACACACGGCCCCCGGCGCGCTTCGACAACTCCATGACGCGCGGTGCACGCGACACCGCCCGGTGCACGATGGACGCCGCCGGATGACGCAGATAGCGCCCGATACCGCCGTCCGCGAGTCCCGATGCGG
This window contains:
- a CDS encoding XdhC family protein, giving the protein MRDILDELSRWFDDGETFALATVVRTWKSSPREPGAAMAVSQSGEVVGSVSGGCMEGALYDIAGDVLADGNARTEVFRVTDDDAFGVGLTCGGTIEVFVQRVDAATYPEFTEVARRIGAGEPVAVVTDRGSAGHRVVTLDGDDGTDVGDEVRLRLSYGDSEVYVDEERSQIVEIFAPRPRMYVFGAIDFASALCTLGKFAGYRVTVIDARPVFATPARFPDADEIVVAWPHVFLESAPIDPTTVVAVLTHDEKFDIPLLERALRCEAGYIGAMGSRSTHERRVALLREAGLSADELGRLHSPIGLDLGARTPEETAVSILAEILVSTRGATGRSLATLRGPIHRVPAGRAARPADCPPAIDGVAAAL
- a CDS encoding amidase; this encodes MAVDGRSPTLDTERTGTWTGADARSIAAVVRNREVTARRVVEDHLALIAEQNPCLNAIVTVAADSALAEADALDHRLDRGEAAGPLAGVPFTVKDLIATAGVRTTAASRALADNVPVVDAPAVAAMKAAGAILVGKTNTPELGTSGLTDNEMFGPAVNPLGSPESPRSPGGSSGGEAASIASGMSVLGLGTDFGGSVRWPAHCTGLCSIRPTVGRVSADGQYPGVLVGGHVRADPTTVHGALQTVGPMTRNLDDLVLALRVISEPHVAWTDPATVDVDALTITWAPGEGTVPVDDEIVDVVRESARRLGAREYRGSALVEGNELFGRLRATQTHADIDALASPDRFGAVIRDLLATAGRSEHREVERLWAWRTALVHRLLDEMGDVLVLPVASIGAPPLGLDRFGVGDRLLTWQEALASCRTISVTGFPSVVVPVGRTSDGMPIGVQIVARPFHDHVALAVAARL
- a CDS encoding MFS transporter is translated as MIPSWARLAFAVFAVSWGANQFAPMQLVYRDHLGLGSDSFTAMLGSYIVGLIPALLYFGRVADRIGRRPVIRAMIPVSIVSSIVLLLGADVPALLYLGRVLAGLASGMAFGAGTAWMKELSEGPGVGARRAAVSLSAGFGSGALFAGLIAQWLPAPDRLPYLVHIALMVVAVVLVWAVPDAHRPRTVQGSWRLSTLSSPRFRWGVVPWAPWVFGCATVSFATMPPIVSDRVDSVAVAFTGVVAALTLLTGALIQPVARRITRHGEDRGVWTGVGLGVLGFVTAGVAVLVDGPVSVLAVLVTAVFLGGGYGMLLVSGLVTVEHIAPPEELAQTVAVFYCLIYLGFAVPFVISLAAPHVGFVACFAVAVALLVLALVPRKLLADQEATLVGTR
- a CDS encoding alpha/beta fold hydrolase — its product is MAEPTSSTDPNTIARVTVVADDGVPLAATVTGPRDADLTLVCLHGHCQDATSWDAVCGSVDLPGLRIVRYDQRGHGRSGTGDATACTVSGMSDDLDAVLRTLAPDGPVVLAGYSMGGMVALSYARRRPDAVGDRIVGVGLIATAASGLADGGIGRYLRHPAASIVHRAVSRAPRVMELSKRAGGRVCIVAARRRTEESWLRVVGSALSNETSVVTWSRLLADFAVLDESAALDVLARVPVVVAAGTEDVFVPLSLSEAMAARLPHANLVRFVGAGHRVLADRPEEVARALSDLLGQVRSQGPAQRVPTSVAS